In Phocoena phocoena chromosome 19, mPhoPho1.1, whole genome shotgun sequence, a genomic segment contains:
- the GPS1 gene encoding COP9 signalosome complex subunit 1 isoform X6, which yields MPLPVQVFNLQGAVEPMQIDVDPQEDPQNAPDVNYVVENPTLDLEQYAASYSGLMRIERLQFIADHCPPLRVEALKMALSFVQRTFNVDMYEEIHRKLLEAARSSLRELQNAPDAIPESGVEPPPLDTAWVEATRKKALLKLEKLDTDLKNYKGNSIKESIRRGHDDLGDHYLDCGDLSNALKCYSRARDYCTSAKHVINMCLNVIKVSVYLQNWSHVLSYVSKAESTPEIAERGERDTQTQAILTKLKCAAGLAELAARKYKQAAKCFLLASFDHCDFPELLSPSNVAVYGGLCALATFDRQELQRNVISSSSFKLFLELEPQVRDIIFKFYESKYASCLKMLDEMKDNLLLDMYLAPHVRTLYTQIRNRALIQYFSPYVSADMRKMATAFNTTVAALEDELTQLILEGLINARIDSHSKILYARDVDQRSTTFEKSLLMGKEFQRRAKAMILRAAVLRNQIHVKSPPREGSQGELTPANSQSRMSTNM from the exons GGAGCCGTGGAGCCTATGCAGATTGATGTGGACCCCCAGGAGGACCCGCAGAACGCGCCCGATGTCAACTACGTTGTGGAGAACCCCACCCTG gatctGGAGCAGTATGCGGCCAGCTACAGTGGCCTGATGCGCATCGAACGACTGCAGTTCATTGCTGACCACTGCCCCCCGCTGCGGGTGGAGGCCCTGAAGATGGCCCTGTCCTTCGTGCAGAGGACCTTCAACGTGGACATGTACGAGGAGATCCACCGCAAGCTCCTGGAGGCTGCCAG GTCCTCCCTCAGGGAGCTGCAGAATGCACCGGATGCCATCCCTGAGAGTGGTGTGGAGCCCCCACCCTTGGACACAGCCTGGGTGGAGGCCACGCGGAAGAAGGCCTTGCTGAAGCTGGAGAAGCTAGACACAGATCTGAAGAACTACAAGGGCAATTCTATCAAGGAGAGCATCAG GCGTGGCCATGATGACCTGGGTGACCACTATCTGGACTGTGGGGACCTTAGCAACGCCCTCAAGTGTTACTCCCGGGCCCGGGACTACTGCACCAGCGCCAAGCACGTCATTAACATGTGCCTCAACGTCATCAAG GTCAGCGTCTACTTGCAGAATTGGTCTCACGTGCTGAGCTATGTCAGCAAGGCTGAGTCCACCCCGGAAATTGCCGAG CGTGGGGAGCGGGACACCCAGACTCAGGCCATCCTCACCAAGCTCAAGTGTGCAGCAG gcCTGGCTGAGTTGGCCGCACGCAAGTACAAGCAGGCTGCCAAGTGCTTCCTGCTGGCTTCCTTCGATCACTGCGACTTCCCCGAG CTGCTCTCCCCCAGCAACGTGGCCGTGTACGGTGGCCTGTGCGCCTTGGCCACCTTTGACCGGCAGGAGCTGCAGCGCAATGTCATCTCCAGCAG CTCCTTCAAGTTGTTCTTGGAGCTGGAACCACAGGTTCGGGACATTATCTTCAAATTCTATGAGTCCAAATATGCCTCGTGCCTGAAGATGCTGGACGAGATGAAG GACAACCTGCTCCTAGACATGTACCTGGCCCCCCACGTCAGGACCCTGTACACACAGATTCGCAACCGGGCCCTCATCCAG TATTTCAGCCCCTACGTGTCAGCTGACATGCGCAAGATGGCCACGGCCTTCAACACCACAGTGGCGGCGCTGGAGGATGAGCTGACGCAGCTCATCCTGGAGGGGCTCATCAACGCCCGCATCGACTCCCACAGCAAG ATCCTATATGCCCGGGATGTGGATCAGCGCAGCACCACCTTCGAGAAGTCCCTGCTGATGGGCAAGGAGTTCCAGCGCCGTGCCAAAGCCATGATCCTGAGGGCGGCTGTGCTACGCAACCAGATCCATGTCAAG TCCCCTCCCCGGGAAGGGAGCCAAGGGGAGCTGACGCCAGCCAACAGCCAGTCCCGGATGAGCACCAACATGTGA
- the GPS1 gene encoding COP9 signalosome complex subunit 1 isoform X8: protein MPLPVQVFNLQGAVEPMQIDVDPQEDPQNAPDVNYVVENPTLDLEQYAASYSGLMRIERLQFIADHCPPLRVEALKMALSFVQRTFNVDMYEEIHRKLLEAARELQNAPDAIPESGVEPPPLDTAWVEATRKKALLKLEKLDTDLKNYKGNSIKESIRRGHDDLGDHYLDCGDLSNALKCYSRARDYCTSAKHVINMCLNVIKVSVYLQNWSHVLSYVSKAESTPEIAERGERDTQTQAILTKLKCAAGLAELAARKYKQAAKCFLLASFDHCDFPELLSPSNVAVYGGLCALATFDRQELQRNVISSSSFKLFLELEPQVRDIIFKFYESKYASCLKMLDEMKDNLLLDMYLAPHVRTLYTQIRNRALIQYFSPYVSADMRKMATAFNTTVAALEDELTQLILEGLINARIDSHSKILYARDVDQRSTTFEKSLLMGKEFQRRAKAMILRAAVLRNQIHVKSPPREGSQGELTPANSQSRMSTNM, encoded by the exons GGAGCCGTGGAGCCTATGCAGATTGATGTGGACCCCCAGGAGGACCCGCAGAACGCGCCCGATGTCAACTACGTTGTGGAGAACCCCACCCTG gatctGGAGCAGTATGCGGCCAGCTACAGTGGCCTGATGCGCATCGAACGACTGCAGTTCATTGCTGACCACTGCCCCCCGCTGCGGGTGGAGGCCCTGAAGATGGCCCTGTCCTTCGTGCAGAGGACCTTCAACGTGGACATGTACGAGGAGATCCACCGCAAGCTCCTGGAGGCTGCCAG GGAGCTGCAGAATGCACCGGATGCCATCCCTGAGAGTGGTGTGGAGCCCCCACCCTTGGACACAGCCTGGGTGGAGGCCACGCGGAAGAAGGCCTTGCTGAAGCTGGAGAAGCTAGACACAGATCTGAAGAACTACAAGGGCAATTCTATCAAGGAGAGCATCAG GCGTGGCCATGATGACCTGGGTGACCACTATCTGGACTGTGGGGACCTTAGCAACGCCCTCAAGTGTTACTCCCGGGCCCGGGACTACTGCACCAGCGCCAAGCACGTCATTAACATGTGCCTCAACGTCATCAAG GTCAGCGTCTACTTGCAGAATTGGTCTCACGTGCTGAGCTATGTCAGCAAGGCTGAGTCCACCCCGGAAATTGCCGAG CGTGGGGAGCGGGACACCCAGACTCAGGCCATCCTCACCAAGCTCAAGTGTGCAGCAG gcCTGGCTGAGTTGGCCGCACGCAAGTACAAGCAGGCTGCCAAGTGCTTCCTGCTGGCTTCCTTCGATCACTGCGACTTCCCCGAG CTGCTCTCCCCCAGCAACGTGGCCGTGTACGGTGGCCTGTGCGCCTTGGCCACCTTTGACCGGCAGGAGCTGCAGCGCAATGTCATCTCCAGCAG CTCCTTCAAGTTGTTCTTGGAGCTGGAACCACAGGTTCGGGACATTATCTTCAAATTCTATGAGTCCAAATATGCCTCGTGCCTGAAGATGCTGGACGAGATGAAG GACAACCTGCTCCTAGACATGTACCTGGCCCCCCACGTCAGGACCCTGTACACACAGATTCGCAACCGGGCCCTCATCCAG TATTTCAGCCCCTACGTGTCAGCTGACATGCGCAAGATGGCCACGGCCTTCAACACCACAGTGGCGGCGCTGGAGGATGAGCTGACGCAGCTCATCCTGGAGGGGCTCATCAACGCCCGCATCGACTCCCACAGCAAG ATCCTATATGCCCGGGATGTGGATCAGCGCAGCACCACCTTCGAGAAGTCCCTGCTGATGGGCAAGGAGTTCCAGCGCCGTGCCAAAGCCATGATCCTGAGGGCGGCTGTGCTACGCAACCAGATCCATGTCAAG TCCCCTCCCCGGGAAGGGAGCCAAGGGGAGCTGACGCCAGCCAACAGCCAGTCCCGGATGAGCACCAACATGTGA
- the GPS1 gene encoding COP9 signalosome complex subunit 1 isoform X5: MPLPVQVFNLQGAVEPMQIDVDPQEDPQNAPDVNYVVENPTLDLEQYAASYSGLMRIERLQFIADHCPPLRVEALKMALSFVQRTFNVDMYEEIHRKLLEAARSSLRELQNAPDAIPESGVEPPPLDTAWVEATRKKALLKLEKLDTDLKNYKGNSIKESIRRGHDDLGDHYLDCGDLSNALKCYSRARDYCTSAKHVINMCLNVIKVSVYLQNWSHVLSYVSKAESTPEIAEQRGERDTQTQAILTKLKCAAGLAELAARKYKQAAKCFLLASFDHCDFPELLSPSNVAVYGGLCALATFDRQELQRNVISSSSFKLFLELEPQVRDIIFKFYESKYASCLKMLDEMKDNLLLDMYLAPHVRTLYTQIRNRALIQYFSPYVSADMRKMATAFNTTVAALEDELTQLILEGLINARIDSHSKILYARDVDQRSTTFEKSLLMGKEFQRRAKAMILRAAVLRNQIHVKSPPREGSQGELTPANSQSRMSTNM; this comes from the exons GGAGCCGTGGAGCCTATGCAGATTGATGTGGACCCCCAGGAGGACCCGCAGAACGCGCCCGATGTCAACTACGTTGTGGAGAACCCCACCCTG gatctGGAGCAGTATGCGGCCAGCTACAGTGGCCTGATGCGCATCGAACGACTGCAGTTCATTGCTGACCACTGCCCCCCGCTGCGGGTGGAGGCCCTGAAGATGGCCCTGTCCTTCGTGCAGAGGACCTTCAACGTGGACATGTACGAGGAGATCCACCGCAAGCTCCTGGAGGCTGCCAG GTCCTCCCTCAGGGAGCTGCAGAATGCACCGGATGCCATCCCTGAGAGTGGTGTGGAGCCCCCACCCTTGGACACAGCCTGGGTGGAGGCCACGCGGAAGAAGGCCTTGCTGAAGCTGGAGAAGCTAGACACAGATCTGAAGAACTACAAGGGCAATTCTATCAAGGAGAGCATCAG GCGTGGCCATGATGACCTGGGTGACCACTATCTGGACTGTGGGGACCTTAGCAACGCCCTCAAGTGTTACTCCCGGGCCCGGGACTACTGCACCAGCGCCAAGCACGTCATTAACATGTGCCTCAACGTCATCAAG GTCAGCGTCTACTTGCAGAATTGGTCTCACGTGCTGAGCTATGTCAGCAAGGCTGAGTCCACCCCGGAAATTGCCGAG CAGCGTGGGGAGCGGGACACCCAGACTCAGGCCATCCTCACCAAGCTCAAGTGTGCAGCAG gcCTGGCTGAGTTGGCCGCACGCAAGTACAAGCAGGCTGCCAAGTGCTTCCTGCTGGCTTCCTTCGATCACTGCGACTTCCCCGAG CTGCTCTCCCCCAGCAACGTGGCCGTGTACGGTGGCCTGTGCGCCTTGGCCACCTTTGACCGGCAGGAGCTGCAGCGCAATGTCATCTCCAGCAG CTCCTTCAAGTTGTTCTTGGAGCTGGAACCACAGGTTCGGGACATTATCTTCAAATTCTATGAGTCCAAATATGCCTCGTGCCTGAAGATGCTGGACGAGATGAAG GACAACCTGCTCCTAGACATGTACCTGGCCCCCCACGTCAGGACCCTGTACACACAGATTCGCAACCGGGCCCTCATCCAG TATTTCAGCCCCTACGTGTCAGCTGACATGCGCAAGATGGCCACGGCCTTCAACACCACAGTGGCGGCGCTGGAGGATGAGCTGACGCAGCTCATCCTGGAGGGGCTCATCAACGCCCGCATCGACTCCCACAGCAAG ATCCTATATGCCCGGGATGTGGATCAGCGCAGCACCACCTTCGAGAAGTCCCTGCTGATGGGCAAGGAGTTCCAGCGCCGTGCCAAAGCCATGATCCTGAGGGCGGCTGTGCTACGCAACCAGATCCATGTCAAG TCCCCTCCCCGGGAAGGGAGCCAAGGGGAGCTGACGCCAGCCAACAGCCAGTCCCGGATGAGCACCAACATGTGA
- the GPS1 gene encoding COP9 signalosome complex subunit 1 isoform X11, which yields MPLPVQVFNLQGAVEPMQIDVDPQEDPQNAPDVNYVVENPTLDLEQYAASYSGLMRIERLQFIADHCPPLRVEALKMALSFVQRTFNVDMYEEIHRKLLEAARSSLRELQNAPDAIPESGVEPPPLDTAWVEATRKKALLKLEKLDTDLKNYKGNSIKESIRRGHDDLGDHYLDCGDLSNALKCYSRARDYCTSAKHVINMCLNVIKVSVYLQNWSHVLSYVSKAESTPEIAEQRGERDTQTQAILTKLKCAAGLAELAARKYKQAAKCFLLASFDHCDFPELLSPSNVAVYGGLCALATFDRQELQRNVISSSSFKLFLELEPQVRDIIFKFYESKYASCLKMLDEMKDNLLLDMYLAPHVRTLYTQIRNRALIQYFSPYVSADMRKMATAFNTTVAALEDELTQLILEGLINARIDSHSKSPPREGSQGELTPANSQSRMSTNM from the exons GGAGCCGTGGAGCCTATGCAGATTGATGTGGACCCCCAGGAGGACCCGCAGAACGCGCCCGATGTCAACTACGTTGTGGAGAACCCCACCCTG gatctGGAGCAGTATGCGGCCAGCTACAGTGGCCTGATGCGCATCGAACGACTGCAGTTCATTGCTGACCACTGCCCCCCGCTGCGGGTGGAGGCCCTGAAGATGGCCCTGTCCTTCGTGCAGAGGACCTTCAACGTGGACATGTACGAGGAGATCCACCGCAAGCTCCTGGAGGCTGCCAG GTCCTCCCTCAGGGAGCTGCAGAATGCACCGGATGCCATCCCTGAGAGTGGTGTGGAGCCCCCACCCTTGGACACAGCCTGGGTGGAGGCCACGCGGAAGAAGGCCTTGCTGAAGCTGGAGAAGCTAGACACAGATCTGAAGAACTACAAGGGCAATTCTATCAAGGAGAGCATCAG GCGTGGCCATGATGACCTGGGTGACCACTATCTGGACTGTGGGGACCTTAGCAACGCCCTCAAGTGTTACTCCCGGGCCCGGGACTACTGCACCAGCGCCAAGCACGTCATTAACATGTGCCTCAACGTCATCAAG GTCAGCGTCTACTTGCAGAATTGGTCTCACGTGCTGAGCTATGTCAGCAAGGCTGAGTCCACCCCGGAAATTGCCGAG CAGCGTGGGGAGCGGGACACCCAGACTCAGGCCATCCTCACCAAGCTCAAGTGTGCAGCAG gcCTGGCTGAGTTGGCCGCACGCAAGTACAAGCAGGCTGCCAAGTGCTTCCTGCTGGCTTCCTTCGATCACTGCGACTTCCCCGAG CTGCTCTCCCCCAGCAACGTGGCCGTGTACGGTGGCCTGTGCGCCTTGGCCACCTTTGACCGGCAGGAGCTGCAGCGCAATGTCATCTCCAGCAG CTCCTTCAAGTTGTTCTTGGAGCTGGAACCACAGGTTCGGGACATTATCTTCAAATTCTATGAGTCCAAATATGCCTCGTGCCTGAAGATGCTGGACGAGATGAAG GACAACCTGCTCCTAGACATGTACCTGGCCCCCCACGTCAGGACCCTGTACACACAGATTCGCAACCGGGCCCTCATCCAG TATTTCAGCCCCTACGTGTCAGCTGACATGCGCAAGATGGCCACGGCCTTCAACACCACAGTGGCGGCGCTGGAGGATGAGCTGACGCAGCTCATCCTGGAGGGGCTCATCAACGCCCGCATCGACTCCCACAGCAAG TCCCCTCCCCGGGAAGGGAGCCAAGGGGAGCTGACGCCAGCCAACAGCCAGTCCCGGATGAGCACCAACATGTGA
- the GPS1 gene encoding COP9 signalosome complex subunit 1 isoform X9 produces the protein MPLPVQVFNLQGAVEPMQIDVDPQEDPQNAPDVNYVVENPTLDLEQYAASYSGLMRIERLQFIADHCPPLRVEALKMALSFVQRTFNVDMYEEIHRKLLEAARSSLRELQNAPDAIPESGVEPPPLDTAWVEATRKKALLKLEKLDTDLKNYKGNSIKESIRRGHDDLGDHYLDCGDLSNALKCYSRARDYCTSAKHVINMCLNVIKVSVYLQNWSHVLSYVSKAESTPEIAEQRGERDTQTQAILTKLKCAAGLAELAARKYKQAAKCFLLASFDHCDFPELLSPSNVAVYGGLCALATFDRQELQRNVISSSSFKLFLELEPQVRDIIFKFYESKYASCLKMLDEMKYFSPYVSADMRKMATAFNTTVAALEDELTQLILEGLINARIDSHSKILYARDVDQRSTTFEKSLLMGKEFQRRAKAMILRAAVLRNQIHVKSPPREGSQGELTPANSQSRMSTNM, from the exons GGAGCCGTGGAGCCTATGCAGATTGATGTGGACCCCCAGGAGGACCCGCAGAACGCGCCCGATGTCAACTACGTTGTGGAGAACCCCACCCTG gatctGGAGCAGTATGCGGCCAGCTACAGTGGCCTGATGCGCATCGAACGACTGCAGTTCATTGCTGACCACTGCCCCCCGCTGCGGGTGGAGGCCCTGAAGATGGCCCTGTCCTTCGTGCAGAGGACCTTCAACGTGGACATGTACGAGGAGATCCACCGCAAGCTCCTGGAGGCTGCCAG GTCCTCCCTCAGGGAGCTGCAGAATGCACCGGATGCCATCCCTGAGAGTGGTGTGGAGCCCCCACCCTTGGACACAGCCTGGGTGGAGGCCACGCGGAAGAAGGCCTTGCTGAAGCTGGAGAAGCTAGACACAGATCTGAAGAACTACAAGGGCAATTCTATCAAGGAGAGCATCAG GCGTGGCCATGATGACCTGGGTGACCACTATCTGGACTGTGGGGACCTTAGCAACGCCCTCAAGTGTTACTCCCGGGCCCGGGACTACTGCACCAGCGCCAAGCACGTCATTAACATGTGCCTCAACGTCATCAAG GTCAGCGTCTACTTGCAGAATTGGTCTCACGTGCTGAGCTATGTCAGCAAGGCTGAGTCCACCCCGGAAATTGCCGAG CAGCGTGGGGAGCGGGACACCCAGACTCAGGCCATCCTCACCAAGCTCAAGTGTGCAGCAG gcCTGGCTGAGTTGGCCGCACGCAAGTACAAGCAGGCTGCCAAGTGCTTCCTGCTGGCTTCCTTCGATCACTGCGACTTCCCCGAG CTGCTCTCCCCCAGCAACGTGGCCGTGTACGGTGGCCTGTGCGCCTTGGCCACCTTTGACCGGCAGGAGCTGCAGCGCAATGTCATCTCCAGCAG CTCCTTCAAGTTGTTCTTGGAGCTGGAACCACAGGTTCGGGACATTATCTTCAAATTCTATGAGTCCAAATATGCCTCGTGCCTGAAGATGCTGGACGAGATGAAG TATTTCAGCCCCTACGTGTCAGCTGACATGCGCAAGATGGCCACGGCCTTCAACACCACAGTGGCGGCGCTGGAGGATGAGCTGACGCAGCTCATCCTGGAGGGGCTCATCAACGCCCGCATCGACTCCCACAGCAAG ATCCTATATGCCCGGGATGTGGATCAGCGCAGCACCACCTTCGAGAAGTCCCTGCTGATGGGCAAGGAGTTCCAGCGCCGTGCCAAAGCCATGATCCTGAGGGCGGCTGTGCTACGCAACCAGATCCATGTCAAG TCCCCTCCCCGGGAAGGGAGCCAAGGGGAGCTGACGCCAGCCAACAGCCAGTCCCGGATGAGCACCAACATGTGA
- the GPS1 gene encoding COP9 signalosome complex subunit 1 isoform X7, with product MPLPVQVFNLQGAVEPMQIDVDPQEDPQNAPDVNYVVENPTLDLEQYAASYSGLMRIERLQFIADHCPPLRVEALKMALSFVQRTFNVDMYEEIHRKLLEAARELQNAPDAIPESGVEPPPLDTAWVEATRKKALLKLEKLDTDLKNYKGNSIKESIRRGHDDLGDHYLDCGDLSNALKCYSRARDYCTSAKHVINMCLNVIKVSVYLQNWSHVLSYVSKAESTPEIAEQRGERDTQTQAILTKLKCAAGLAELAARKYKQAAKCFLLASFDHCDFPELLSPSNVAVYGGLCALATFDRQELQRNVISSSSFKLFLELEPQVRDIIFKFYESKYASCLKMLDEMKDNLLLDMYLAPHVRTLYTQIRNRALIQYFSPYVSADMRKMATAFNTTVAALEDELTQLILEGLINARIDSHSKILYARDVDQRSTTFEKSLLMGKEFQRRAKAMILRAAVLRNQIHVKSPPREGSQGELTPANSQSRMSTNM from the exons GGAGCCGTGGAGCCTATGCAGATTGATGTGGACCCCCAGGAGGACCCGCAGAACGCGCCCGATGTCAACTACGTTGTGGAGAACCCCACCCTG gatctGGAGCAGTATGCGGCCAGCTACAGTGGCCTGATGCGCATCGAACGACTGCAGTTCATTGCTGACCACTGCCCCCCGCTGCGGGTGGAGGCCCTGAAGATGGCCCTGTCCTTCGTGCAGAGGACCTTCAACGTGGACATGTACGAGGAGATCCACCGCAAGCTCCTGGAGGCTGCCAG GGAGCTGCAGAATGCACCGGATGCCATCCCTGAGAGTGGTGTGGAGCCCCCACCCTTGGACACAGCCTGGGTGGAGGCCACGCGGAAGAAGGCCTTGCTGAAGCTGGAGAAGCTAGACACAGATCTGAAGAACTACAAGGGCAATTCTATCAAGGAGAGCATCAG GCGTGGCCATGATGACCTGGGTGACCACTATCTGGACTGTGGGGACCTTAGCAACGCCCTCAAGTGTTACTCCCGGGCCCGGGACTACTGCACCAGCGCCAAGCACGTCATTAACATGTGCCTCAACGTCATCAAG GTCAGCGTCTACTTGCAGAATTGGTCTCACGTGCTGAGCTATGTCAGCAAGGCTGAGTCCACCCCGGAAATTGCCGAG CAGCGTGGGGAGCGGGACACCCAGACTCAGGCCATCCTCACCAAGCTCAAGTGTGCAGCAG gcCTGGCTGAGTTGGCCGCACGCAAGTACAAGCAGGCTGCCAAGTGCTTCCTGCTGGCTTCCTTCGATCACTGCGACTTCCCCGAG CTGCTCTCCCCCAGCAACGTGGCCGTGTACGGTGGCCTGTGCGCCTTGGCCACCTTTGACCGGCAGGAGCTGCAGCGCAATGTCATCTCCAGCAG CTCCTTCAAGTTGTTCTTGGAGCTGGAACCACAGGTTCGGGACATTATCTTCAAATTCTATGAGTCCAAATATGCCTCGTGCCTGAAGATGCTGGACGAGATGAAG GACAACCTGCTCCTAGACATGTACCTGGCCCCCCACGTCAGGACCCTGTACACACAGATTCGCAACCGGGCCCTCATCCAG TATTTCAGCCCCTACGTGTCAGCTGACATGCGCAAGATGGCCACGGCCTTCAACACCACAGTGGCGGCGCTGGAGGATGAGCTGACGCAGCTCATCCTGGAGGGGCTCATCAACGCCCGCATCGACTCCCACAGCAAG ATCCTATATGCCCGGGATGTGGATCAGCGCAGCACCACCTTCGAGAAGTCCCTGCTGATGGGCAAGGAGTTCCAGCGCCGTGCCAAAGCCATGATCCTGAGGGCGGCTGTGCTACGCAACCAGATCCATGTCAAG TCCCCTCCCCGGGAAGGGAGCCAAGGGGAGCTGACGCCAGCCAACAGCCAGTCCCGGATGAGCACCAACATGTGA
- the GPS1 gene encoding COP9 signalosome complex subunit 1 isoform X10 yields MPLPVQVFNLQGAVEPMQIDVDPQEDPQNAPDVNYVVENPTLDLEQYAASYSGLMRIERLQFIADHCPPLRVEALKMALSFVQRTFNVDMYEEIHRKLLEAARELQNAPDAIPESGVEPPPLDTAWVEATRKKALLKLEKLDTDLKNYKGNSIKESIRRGHDDLGDHYLDCGDLSNALKCYSRARDYCTSAKHVINMCLNVIKVSVYLQNWSHVLSYVSKAESTPEIAEQRGERDTQTQAILTKLKCAAGLAELAARKYKQAAKCFLLASFDHCDFPELLSPSNVAVYGGLCALATFDRQELQRNVISSSSFKLFLELEPQVRDIIFKFYESKYASCLKMLDEMKYFSPYVSADMRKMATAFNTTVAALEDELTQLILEGLINARIDSHSKILYARDVDQRSTTFEKSLLMGKEFQRRAKAMILRAAVLRNQIHVKSPPREGSQGELTPANSQSRMSTNM; encoded by the exons GGAGCCGTGGAGCCTATGCAGATTGATGTGGACCCCCAGGAGGACCCGCAGAACGCGCCCGATGTCAACTACGTTGTGGAGAACCCCACCCTG gatctGGAGCAGTATGCGGCCAGCTACAGTGGCCTGATGCGCATCGAACGACTGCAGTTCATTGCTGACCACTGCCCCCCGCTGCGGGTGGAGGCCCTGAAGATGGCCCTGTCCTTCGTGCAGAGGACCTTCAACGTGGACATGTACGAGGAGATCCACCGCAAGCTCCTGGAGGCTGCCAG GGAGCTGCAGAATGCACCGGATGCCATCCCTGAGAGTGGTGTGGAGCCCCCACCCTTGGACACAGCCTGGGTGGAGGCCACGCGGAAGAAGGCCTTGCTGAAGCTGGAGAAGCTAGACACAGATCTGAAGAACTACAAGGGCAATTCTATCAAGGAGAGCATCAG GCGTGGCCATGATGACCTGGGTGACCACTATCTGGACTGTGGGGACCTTAGCAACGCCCTCAAGTGTTACTCCCGGGCCCGGGACTACTGCACCAGCGCCAAGCACGTCATTAACATGTGCCTCAACGTCATCAAG GTCAGCGTCTACTTGCAGAATTGGTCTCACGTGCTGAGCTATGTCAGCAAGGCTGAGTCCACCCCGGAAATTGCCGAG CAGCGTGGGGAGCGGGACACCCAGACTCAGGCCATCCTCACCAAGCTCAAGTGTGCAGCAG gcCTGGCTGAGTTGGCCGCACGCAAGTACAAGCAGGCTGCCAAGTGCTTCCTGCTGGCTTCCTTCGATCACTGCGACTTCCCCGAG CTGCTCTCCCCCAGCAACGTGGCCGTGTACGGTGGCCTGTGCGCCTTGGCCACCTTTGACCGGCAGGAGCTGCAGCGCAATGTCATCTCCAGCAG CTCCTTCAAGTTGTTCTTGGAGCTGGAACCACAGGTTCGGGACATTATCTTCAAATTCTATGAGTCCAAATATGCCTCGTGCCTGAAGATGCTGGACGAGATGAAG TATTTCAGCCCCTACGTGTCAGCTGACATGCGCAAGATGGCCACGGCCTTCAACACCACAGTGGCGGCGCTGGAGGATGAGCTGACGCAGCTCATCCTGGAGGGGCTCATCAACGCCCGCATCGACTCCCACAGCAAG ATCCTATATGCCCGGGATGTGGATCAGCGCAGCACCACCTTCGAGAAGTCCCTGCTGATGGGCAAGGAGTTCCAGCGCCGTGCCAAAGCCATGATCCTGAGGGCGGCTGTGCTACGCAACCAGATCCATGTCAAG TCCCCTCCCCGGGAAGGGAGCCAAGGGGAGCTGACGCCAGCCAACAGCCAGTCCCGGATGAGCACCAACATGTGA